A stretch of DNA from Leucobacter luti:
CTGGAAACCGCCCTCGTCGGCACCGGGTTCGGATACACGGTCGAACGGAGGATCGAGCAGGCCGCGATGGTGTCCCGGATCCTCCCCCGCATCCGCGATATCCGGCGTTCCGGATCCGCTGCGTATGATCTCTGCGCGTATGCGGCCGGCCGGCTCGACGCATTCTTCGAGCGCGGCCTCCAGCCATGGGACTACGCTGCGGCGGCACTGATCCTGCGTGAATCTGGCGGAGCGCTGCTCGGGCAGGATGACTCGACACCTCCGGGCGAGCCGCTGCTGTTCGCCGCGGCCCCCAGCCTCGTCCACGAGCTCCGCTCCGTGGTTCTTGGCCTCCCGTCGGAGTAACGTCAACGCGCATGACATAAGCGTGGACACCCGCGCGCGAAGTGTGTGAAGATGGGCTGAGCGATACCGCTTACGCTGCTCGTTTCCAAAGGAGGAAACATGCCCCTTTCGTCGACCGATCCCGTCGTCCAAGAGCTCGTGCGCCGCGCACGAGCTGCGCAGCTCAGCCGCAGGCAGCTCTTCAGAGGCACCGCACTGGGCGCCGCATTCCTCGGAGCAGGGGCGCTCACGTCTTGTGCGGGCCAGAGCGGGCCGGGTGACGGATCAGGCGGGACGCTGCGATGGGCCAACTGGACGTACTACCTCGACTATGACGAGGAGGCGGGTGACTGGCCCTCGCTCAACGAGTTCATGAAGCGCACCAACATCAGGGTCGACTACTTCGAAGATATCGATGACAACAAGACCTTCATCGCGAAAATTAAAGACCAGCTCAAGCTCGAGCAAGACACGGGCTACGACGTGATTGTGCCGTCAGACACCACCACAGTGCGGTTGGTTGAACAGGACCAGCTCCTCAAGTTTGATCGCAGCCTGATGCCCAACGTCAACACGAACATGATCGATATGGTGCAGCACGCGAGTTTCGATCCGGATCGCGTCTGGTCGGTTCCCTACCAGGCGGGTATGACGGGTCTCGTCTACAACACTCAGCTCTACCCAAAGGGAATCCGATCGGTGTCCGATCTGTGGTCCTCAGACCTGAAAGGCAAAGTCAACCTTCTCACGGAGCAGGACGACACGCTCGCCCTCATCATGCTCGAGCAGGGTGTGGACATCGAGGGCGACTGGGGGGATGCAGAGTTCGAGGCTGCGCTCGCGATCGCACAGCAGCAGATCGAGAGCGGCCAGGTGCTCACGGTAAAGGGCAATTCCTACACACAGGATCTCGAGCAGGGCAACGTGTGGGCCGGGATGTGTTGGTCGGGAGATATCGCGATCCTGAACGAAGAGGCCGGCGAGGAGATTTGGAAGTTCGTCGTTCCCGATGCCGGGGCCTCCGTGTTCACGGATTCGTTCTCGATGCCGAAAGCAACCGAAGCCTTTGACCAGGTGCACCAGCTCGTCGACTATTACTATGAGCCGGAAGTAGCCGCTCAAGTCGCCGAATACGTGCAATACGTCTGCCCGGTCGCCGGCGCGCAGGATGCCATGGCGAAGACCAACCCTGAGCTCGCGGAGAACCCCCTCATCTTCCCCGACGAGGAAATGTCACAGCGCATCTTCGATATGCGTTCACTCACCGCAGAAGAAGACAACCGCTACACGCAAGCCTTCCAGAAGGTGCTTGGCAACTAGCTCGTTTCGGCCGCCCAGCTCGCGGCGCGCGCGCTCACACGCGCTGCGAGCTCGGCAAACACGGCAGGATCATCGGCACGGCCCACCGCCATTCCCAGTAAGAAGGTCGTGAGTGGTGCCGCTGGGCGAGCGACGTCGTGCGCAACATCCCGCGCGACGTCGAGCAATTCTCCGATCGCCACCTCGGTGGGGTCCAAGCCCAGCTCTGCCGCAGCGGCGGCAAGCCACGCGTTCAGCGCCTCAGGTGGAAGTGGCTGGTGCGTCTGGGGCTGCTGCGTCATAGGGTCTCCGCTCCAAGGTCGTCAGGATCAGGGGATTCTGGATCACGAGCGCTGGGAGGTTCCAGTGTCGTGGCGCGCGCATGCGCGAGGTCAGCGGGGGTATCGATGTCCGCGACGAGCTCCGCCGGTACATCAACGAACCGGATGCTCATGCCCGCCAATGCTGCGCGAAGCCGGCCGCCCGTCGGGGCGCCCGCCAGGGCGGCACCCGCACGAAGCGCACTGAGCCGGTAGCGGCCAGCAAGCCACTGCCCTCGCCCGTCCGGGTCTCGCAGCACAACGGCCTCACTGTCCCCCAACGACTCCCGCACGAGCCTGTCAGCGACCGCTGCGGGATGCACGAGGTCACAGGACAGCAACAGCGCTGACCGGGCGCCCTCGGGCCCGTACTCCTCCGGGAGCGCCGCAAGCGCGGCAGCGAGCGCGGCAAGAGGTCCCCGAATGGCGGATCCTCGCGCGCGGCTCTGCACCCGGCGGGAACCACGTGCGCTGGCCCAACCACCACGATCCGATGTGCACCGGCAGCTCTGGCACCCGCGACGACTCGGTCGACCAAGCGCGCACCGCCGAGACGCAGTTCCGCCTTGTCCACGCCCCCAAGCCGCGAACCGCGCCCGCCCGCGAACAGAATCGCGTCGAGCTGCCCCATCACGGCCCCACCAGGATCACGTCGACTCGTTCGCCCGCGGCGACATCTCCTCGGTCCGCCGGGACGAGCGTACCCGTCGGCGGCACCATGCCCGCCGACGGCGTGGGACACCCCACTGGGATCCACAGCAGGACGGCAGCGCAGGCCTTCCTTTCCCGCGGCGACTCGCACCGGCAGCACCTGCAGCCGCCCCGCAACGCCCCGCCACGGGACCTCGGCTGTGGTCGCGACCCGAGGCCGCTCGATGACGGTGCGCCCCTGTACCGCGAGCAGTGCCGGACGCACGAACAGTTCGAAACTCACCGCTGCGCTCACAGGATTCCCTGGCAGCGCGAACATCCACGCCCCGCCCGCGAGCTGGCCGGTGCACTGCGGCTGCCCCGGGCGCACCGCAATACGCGCAGCGATCACGTCGGGCTCGGACTCGAGCGCAATCCGCACGATGTCGTGTCGGCCTGGCCCCACCCCACCAGTCGTGATGATGATGTCAACCTCACCCTCCAATTCAGCGAGCCGCGAGCGGAACCCAGACACGTTGTCGGCACTCACCGTGACCGCAGTGGCTGTGATCCCGTTCTCCGCGAGCAAGCTCTGCAACAGCACCGAATTGGACTCCGGAATCTGGCCGCGGCGCAGCGTCTCCCCGGCTTCCGCAGCTCCGAGCCGGTCGCGATCACCGCGACTCGCGGGAGCCGCCGCACGCTCACCCGCTCAATCCCCGCTGCGGCGAGTGCCGCGAGTCGCCGCGCTCCGAGTTCATCGCCAGCACCCGCGAGCACAGCACCGTGGGCGACGTCCTCACCTTGAGTGCGCACGTTCGCCCCGGGGTGCGGCGCACACAGCACCGTGACGTGCGCTGCCGCCCACGCCTGCTCCCGGTCCTCGCCTCTGGTGTGTTCGACGGGCACGACCGTGTCTGCGGCGCTCGGCAGCGGCGCTCCGGTCATGATCCGCACGGCGCTCGCAACTGGCACCGGGGGTCTTCTGCGCTCCCAGCGGCGACCTCGCCGCACACGCGCAGGGTCACCGGGTGTGCGGCACTCGCAGATTTGAGATCCGCGGCGCGCACGGCATACCCGTCCATTGCGGAGTTATCCCAGAGCGGCAGGGGCAGGGGCGCCGTGACCTCCTGCGCGAGCGTGTGCCCCCGCGCGTCCCGCAACGGCAGCTCGACCGCCGGGAGCGCAGAGATTCTGGCGAGAATCCAAGAGAGATGCGCCTCGGGCGCGAGCGCTGTGCGAGGCAATTCTGCTCGAAACGACCCCTCCACCGGCGTATCCGACATGGCGCCTCCGCTCCGCGCACTCCGTGTGCACCCTTGCCCTCGACTTGATTCGATGCTATCCAAGAACTATGTCTCGTATCGCTGCACGACGTCGTGTCACTCGATTGACGGCTGGGACACGGTCCACGCAACGCGTTGACTTCCTCGCGGTCGAAGAGCCGCTTGAAATTCGCGTGCTCGGAAAGTCGCTCGCGGTCACCATGCGCTCCCCCGGCTACGACGTGGAATTGGCCGCAGGCTTCCTCGTGTCCGAAGGAGTGATCCACGCCGCTGAACACTTCACCACGGCGCGATACTGCGCAGGCGCAACGGCCGACGAGGGGAACACCTACAACGTGCTCGACATCACCCTGGCACCGGGCGTCGCCCCTCCCGATCCGAGCTTGGCCCGCAACTTCACCACGACCAGTGCGTGCGGCCTCTGCGGCAAGGCAAGCATCGAGGCGGTCCACACCCAAACCCAGTTCACCGTCGAAGACGATCCCCTCTCGATTGACGCCAGCACGCTCATCAGCTTTCCCGACACGTTGCGCGCCGAACAGGCGATCTTCGAGCGCACGGGTGGGCTGCACGCGGCAGCGCTGTTCGATGGCGCCACCGGAGAGATGCTCGTGTTGCGCGAGGATGTCGGCCGCCACAACGCCGTCGACAAAGTCGTGGGTTGGGCGCTGATGCGCGATCTCCTTCCTGCGCGCTCATGCGTTCTCATGGTCTCTGGCCGCGCCAGCTTCGAGCTCACGCAGAAGGCCTTGATGGCAGGCATCCCGATGCTCAGCGCCGTCTCGGCACCGTCGTCGCTCGCAGCCGATCTTGCTGAGGAAGCCGGGCTCACGCTCGTCGGCTTCCTTCGCGGCGATTCGATGGTCATTTACAGCCGCCCGGATCGCATCACGAACCTCGGCGAGGACGCAGACCCTGAACAGGGTCCAGCGCTCGTCGGCGAGAAAGCAGGACAGCCATGACCCCTTCTGCCCCGATCGAAGACTTCTCCGACGCTGAGCTCGAGGTGACGGAGCCGAAAGACTACGCTGCCGGTTTCGGGGGCGTGTACCACTCTATGAAGCCGTCCCTCACCGAGCTGGGGCTGGTCCGCACCGCCAAGCTGATGCTGAAAATTAACCAGAAAGACGGCTTCGACTGCATGAGCTGTGCGTGGCCCGACCCGGGGCACC
This window harbors:
- a CDS encoding PotD/PotF family extracellular solute-binding protein — encoded protein: MPLSSTDPVVQELVRRARAAQLSRRQLFRGTALGAAFLGAGALTSCAGQSGPGDGSGGTLRWANWTYYLDYDEEAGDWPSLNEFMKRTNIRVDYFEDIDDNKTFIAKIKDQLKLEQDTGYDVIVPSDTTTVRLVEQDQLLKFDRSLMPNVNTNMIDMVQHASFDPDRVWSVPYQAGMTGLVYNTQLYPKGIRSVSDLWSSDLKGKVNLLTEQDDTLALIMLEQGVDIEGDWGDAEFEAALAIAQQQIESGQVLTVKGNSYTQDLEQGNVWAGMCWSGDIAILNEEAGEEIWKFVVPDAGASVFTDSFSMPKATEAFDQVHQLVDYYYEPEVAAQVAEYVQYVCPVAGAQDAMAKTNPELAENPLIFPDEEMSQRIFDMRSLTAEEDNRYTQAFQKVLGN
- a CDS encoding DUF6457 domain-containing protein, encoding MTQQPQTHQPLPPEALNAWLAAAAAELGLDPTEVAIGELLDVARDVAHDVARPAAPLTTFLLGMAVGRADDPAVFAELAARVSARAASWAAETS
- a CDS encoding NTP transferase domain-containing protein codes for the protein MQSRARGSAIRGPLAALAAALAALPEEYGPEGARSALLLSCDLVHPAAVADRLVRESLGDSEAVVLRDPDGRGQWLAGRYRLSALRAGAALAGAPTGGRLRAALAGMSIRFVDVPAELVADIDTPADLAHARATTLEPPSARDPESPDPDDLGAETL
- the fdhD gene encoding formate dehydrogenase accessory sulfurtransferase FdhD; this encodes MSRIAARRRVTRLTAGTRSTQRVDFLAVEEPLEIRVLGKSLAVTMRSPGYDVELAAGFLVSEGVIHAAEHFTTARYCAGATADEGNTYNVLDITLAPGVAPPDPSLARNFTTTSACGLCGKASIEAVHTQTQFTVEDDPLSIDASTLISFPDTLRAEQAIFERTGGLHAAALFDGATGEMLVLREDVGRHNAVDKVVGWALMRDLLPARSCVLMVSGRASFELTQKALMAGIPMLSAVSAPSSLAADLAEEAGLTLVGFLRGDSMVIYSRPDRITNLGEDADPEQGPALVGEKAGQP